The region GGATCGTCGAAGACGGCCGTGACGATGCTGACGATGCAGTACGCCAAGGCCACGCCGGATGTGCGCTTCAACGCCGTCGACCCCGGCCAGACCGCAACCGAGTTCACCGGCCACCTTGGGCACAGTGTCGAAGACGGTGCAGCAGCAGCCGTCCACATTGCAACCCTCGGCCCTGACACTCCGACCGGAACGGTGACCGATAGCGACGGAGCGCTGCCCTGGTAACGACGCGATCGCGTATCTAGTTCTGAGTACCCGCCTCGGGCGGTGAGCCCCCCGCCAGTGATGCGGGTGTCCGGTCACGTGTCATTACGGCCGAGATCGGACACCCGGACGACGGATATGAATCGTCGGCGCTCGACGCTGTCCTTCGTGAATGGTCAACTCTTCGGGATTTCTTGCGTAACTACCAAAGGCTCGGGCACGTGATCATGAGTCGCGGGACGTTGTTCAGGAGCTATGCGTTCCATTCGGCAAACTCGCAGAAATATAACGGTTCGATAACTAGCGCTCCGTTACCTTCCCGTTATATATTTCAAGAGCAGAAGTTGTTTGCTGTGGCAGCTGATGCGGAATGTGATTGCAGGACACTCTTGGTGCAAGGGAGAGGGTCGGTTTCTAGCCTCTGAAACCGACCCTCAATCCTGTTTAACGGGTCATTTCTGAACATGACGCCTTGTCACCCCCATTGCGCGCCTGTCGGTGCGGATGCATAGAGTTGCTGTTGTGAGTGAAAAATCGCTAGCCGTCGACGCGTGGGAATCCCTGTTCCGCGCTCAAGTGACCGTCCTCCGCCAACTCAACGCCGAGTTTCCCACCGCCGAACTCTCGTTCAACGAGTACGACGTACTGTTCAACCTCTCGCGCCAGCCGCAGCGCGCCCTGCGCATCCGTGACCTCAACCGCCACCTGCTGCTCACACAGCCGAGCGTCAGCCGACTCGTCGACAGGCTCGTACAGCGCCAGCTGGTGACCAAGGAGAGCGATCCGGGCGACGGCCGCGGCACGATCGTGCGCATCACCGAGACCGGCTACACGCTGTTCCGCCGCGTCGCCGTCGTGCACGCCGAGTCCATCCGCAACCGCGTCGGTGGAATCCTGAACGCCGACGAGCTGCGCCAGCTCACCGCGCTCACCGAGAAGTTGCGGCTCGGGGCACGGTGACCGACCAGCGTCCGTCTATTGTCTGGCTGCGCGACGACCTGCGCCTCGCCGACAACCCCGCCCTCACCGCCGCCGTCACCCGCGATGCGCCCATGGTGGTCGTCTACCTGCTCGATGAGGAGAGCCGCGGCATCCGACCTCTCGGTGGTGCCTCGAAATGGTGGCTGCACCACAGCCTCGACTCCCTGGGCGCCGACATCGCGGCCCGCGGCGGCACGCTCGTGCTGCGCCGGGGAGCCGCGGAGGTCGAGATCCCCAAGCTGGTGAGCGAGACGGATGCCGGAGCGGTTTTCTGGAACCGCCGTTACGGCCGGTCCCGCGACATCGACGCCGCGCTCAAGACGAGCCTGCGCGACGACGGCCGCGAGGTCGAGAGCTTCCGCGCCAACCTGCTCTTCGAGCCGTGGACGATCACGACGCAGGAGGGCAATCCCTACCGCGTCTACACGCAGTTCTGGAAGTCCTGCCTCGAGCAGGGCGTCGCGAGGGATCCGCTCGACGCGCCCACGAGCATCCGCGGTTTCGAGGCCGCGAGCGACGACCTCGACGACTGGGCCCTGCTGCCCACCCGTCCCGACTGG is a window of Conyzicola nivalis DNA encoding:
- a CDS encoding MarR family winged helix-turn-helix transcriptional regulator, with amino-acid sequence MSEKSLAVDAWESLFRAQVTVLRQLNAEFPTAELSFNEYDVLFNLSRQPQRALRIRDLNRHLLLTQPSVSRLVDRLVQRQLVTKESDPGDGRGTIVRITETGYTLFRRVAVVHAESIRNRVGGILNADELRQLTALTEKLRLGAR